A genome region from Gemmatimonadales bacterium includes the following:
- the msrA gene encoding peptide-methionine (S)-S-oxide reductase MsrA produces MREVAILAGGCFWCLEAVFQELAGVDRVVSGYIGGKVRNPSYDRVSVGTTGHAEAVEVTFDPAVISYRDLLELFFAFHDPTTLNRQGADRGTQYRSAVFPTSDEQRATAEEVIADLTARGIFGDPIVTTVEPTATFYPAEAYHQDYYRRHQSQPYCVFSIEPKVAKLRSQYAERLKPNAFGSPQEYR; encoded by the coding sequence ATGCGTGAAGTTGCCATACTGGCCGGTGGATGCTTCTGGTGCCTGGAGGCCGTGTTCCAGGAACTGGCGGGCGTTGATCGGGTCGTATCGGGATACATCGGGGGAAAGGTCCGCAATCCGAGTTACGACCGCGTTTCGGTCGGCACCACCGGGCATGCGGAAGCAGTCGAGGTCACCTTCGACCCGGCCGTGATCAGCTATCGCGATCTGCTCGAACTCTTCTTTGCCTTCCACGATCCGACCACCCTGAATCGCCAGGGGGCCGACCGTGGCACCCAGTACCGCTCGGCAGTCTTTCCGACATCCGACGAGCAGCGCGCCACCGCGGAAGAGGTGATTGCGGACCTGACCGCGCGAGGCATATTCGGCGATCCGATCGTCACCACGGTCGAACCGACCGCGACATTCTACCCCGCCGAGGCGTATCACCAGGACTACTACCGGCGGCACCAGAGCCAGCCGTACTGCGTCTTTTCCATCGAACCCAAGGTGGCCAAGCTGCGGTCACAGTACGCCGAGCGGCTCAAGCCGAATGCATTCGGTTCCCCACAGGAATACCGGTAG
- a CDS encoding OsmC family protein: protein MSNNIRTVSVDWVGGMRFQGGAPGGPQTTVDADTGVAPGPMQFLLIAAVGCAGADIVSILEKMQVKLTKLHTEAIGTRAEDHPRKYVAITLRFTFAGEGLDRNKAERAVSLSVTKYCSVIQSLDPATPITTEIVIE from the coding sequence ATGAGCAACAATATTCGAACGGTCTCAGTCGACTGGGTCGGGGGCATGCGGTTTCAGGGCGGCGCACCCGGTGGCCCGCAAACGACAGTCGATGCGGATACCGGCGTGGCGCCCGGGCCGATGCAGTTTCTGCTCATCGCGGCGGTGGGCTGCGCGGGTGCTGATATCGTCTCGATTCTCGAGAAGATGCAGGTCAAGCTGACCAAGCTGCACACCGAGGCGATCGGTACCCGGGCGGAAGATCATCCCCGGAAGTATGTGGCAATCACCCTCCGCTTCACCTTCGCGGGCGAAGGGCTCGACCGCAACAAGGCGGAGCGGGCAGTCAGCCTGTCTGTCACCAAGTATTGCTCTGTGATCCAGTCGCTCGATCCTGCGACGCCGATCACGACCGAGATCGTCATCGAGTGA
- the acs gene encoding acetate--CoA ligase produces MSDQIETLLDEQRRFVPDAAFAAQANAGPTLYQQAERDRLAFWAEQADQLEWIERWHTTLEWKAPHAKWFVGGKLNLAANCLDRHLGGPRRNQAALIWEGEPGDRRVLTYWDLAREVGRAANALKSLGIEKGDRVAIYLPMIPEAAIAMLACARIGAVHSVVFGGFSAESLRDRINDAQAVAVITADGGYRRGGIVPLKRFTDEAVSGCPSVKHVVVVQRLMGTASAEAGARMKPGRDIWWNDLLSGQSAVCPAEPMDAEDMLFILYTSGTTGKPKGIVHTTGGYLTQVAATTRWVFDLKDTDVFWCTADIGWVTGHSYVVYGPLANGATVVMYEGAPDWPERDRLWEIIARYGVTILYTAPTAIRAFMKWGTDHPARHDLSTLRLLGSVGEPINPEAWIWYHKHIGGSRCPIVDTWWQTETGGMMISPLPGVTTTKPGSATHPLPGISAKLLDAQGNELERGGGFLVLTEPWPSMLRTIYGDDARFRETYWSRYPGRYFAGDGAKIDEDGYWWVLGRVDDVLNVAGHRIGTMEVESALVDHPAVAEAAVVGKAHELKGQALSAFVILKEGNAVTAQLKDDLKDHVARKIGAIAKPDDIFFVGDVPKTRSGKIMRRLLKDIAEGRALGDTTTLADPNVVARLKDQYESTES; encoded by the coding sequence ATGTCCGACCAAATCGAGACCCTCCTCGACGAGCAGCGGCGTTTCGTTCCCGATGCCGCATTCGCCGCCCAGGCCAACGCCGGACCGACCTTGTATCAGCAGGCCGAACGCGACCGACTGGCGTTCTGGGCCGAACAGGCCGACCAGCTCGAGTGGATCGAGCGCTGGCACACGACGCTCGAATGGAAAGCTCCCCACGCCAAGTGGTTTGTCGGGGGCAAGCTCAACCTCGCGGCGAACTGCCTCGACCGACACCTGGGCGGCCCTCGCCGCAACCAGGCCGCGCTGATCTGGGAAGGCGAACCGGGTGATCGCCGAGTCCTGACCTACTGGGATCTGGCCCGGGAAGTCGGCCGGGCGGCCAACGCGCTCAAGAGCCTCGGCATCGAGAAAGGCGACCGCGTCGCGATCTACCTCCCGATGATCCCTGAGGCAGCCATCGCGATGCTTGCCTGCGCACGTATCGGTGCGGTCCACTCGGTGGTCTTTGGCGGCTTTTCGGCGGAATCACTGCGCGATCGGATCAACGACGCGCAGGCCGTTGCCGTGATCACCGCCGATGGCGGTTATCGGCGCGGTGGGATCGTGCCGCTCAAGCGGTTCACCGACGAGGCCGTCTCCGGCTGTCCGTCCGTCAAGCACGTCGTGGTCGTCCAGCGCTTGATGGGCACAGCGTCGGCGGAGGCGGGCGCGCGAATGAAGCCTGGCCGTGACATCTGGTGGAACGACCTCCTGAGCGGCCAGTCGGCAGTCTGCCCCGCCGAGCCGATGGACGCGGAGGACATGCTCTTCATCCTGTACACGTCGGGCACCACCGGCAAACCGAAGGGCATCGTTCACACCACGGGCGGCTACCTGACGCAGGTCGCGGCAACCACCCGCTGGGTCTTCGACCTCAAAGACACCGACGTGTTCTGGTGTACGGCAGATATCGGTTGGGTTACCGGACATTCGTACGTCGTCTACGGACCGCTGGCCAACGGCGCCACGGTCGTGATGTACGAGGGCGCGCCCGACTGGCCCGAGCGCGACCGGCTCTGGGAGATCATCGCGCGGTACGGTGTGACCATCCTCTATACCGCGCCAACCGCCATCCGCGCCTTCATGAAGTGGGGTACCGACCATCCGGCTCGGCACGACCTCTCCACCCTCCGCCTGCTGGGCTCAGTCGGCGAACCGATCAATCCGGAGGCGTGGATCTGGTATCACAAGCATATCGGCGGCAGTCGCTGTCCGATTGTCGACACCTGGTGGCAGACCGAGACGGGCGGCATGATGATTTCGCCTCTGCCCGGCGTCACCACCACCAAGCCAGGATCTGCCACGCATCCGCTGCCCGGCATCAGCGCCAAGCTGCTCGACGCTCAGGGCAACGAACTCGAGCGCGGTGGCGGGTTCCTGGTGCTCACCGAGCCATGGCCCTCGATGCTCCGGACCATCTACGGCGACGACGCGCGGTTCCGCGAGACCTACTGGAGTCGCTATCCCGGACGGTACTTTGCCGGAGACGGCGCCAAGATCGACGAAGACGGCTACTGGTGGGTGCTGGGCCGCGTCGATGATGTGCTCAACGTGGCGGGGCACCGAATCGGCACCATGGAGGTCGAGAGCGCCCTGGTCGATCACCCTGCGGTCGCCGAAGCGGCTGTCGTGGGCAAGGCTCACGAGCTCAAGGGCCAGGCGCTCTCGGCATTCGTGATCCTCAAGGAGGGCAATGCCGTAACGGCGCAGCTCAAGGACGACCTGAAAGATCACGTCGCGCGGAAGATCGGAGCGATCGCCAAGCCGGACGACATCTTCTTCGTGGGTGATGTGCCGAAGACCCGGAGCGGCAAGATCATGCGGCGCCTCCTCAAGGACATTGCCGAAGGACGCGCGTTAGGCGACACCACTACCCTGGCCGACCCCAACGTGGTGGCACGCCTCAAAGATCAGTACGAGAGCACCGAAAGCTGA
- a CDS encoding CDP-alcohol phosphatidyltransferase family protein encodes MSASGGRAASSSRWTVADYLTFSRFPLAVAFVVVPSAAWRLAILCVAGVTDLIDGWAARRWGSSRLGVFLDPVADKVFAAAAFGVVLFDGALASWEIVAVLARDIVATAGFLVTVIRKKPVSIPARISGKIVTLFQSMTLLAYLVDSSWLRPLAWLTGLAALYAIADYTYGRRDAQAL; translated from the coding sequence ATGAGCGCCTCGGGCGGGCGGGCAGCATCTTCGAGCCGCTGGACCGTTGCGGACTATCTCACCTTTTCGCGCTTTCCCCTCGCGGTTGCCTTCGTGGTGGTGCCCTCGGCGGCATGGCGACTCGCCATTCTTTGCGTGGCTGGCGTAACCGACCTGATCGACGGCTGGGCGGCTCGGCGCTGGGGCAGCTCGCGGCTCGGTGTCTTTCTCGATCCGGTGGCCGACAAGGTCTTTGCTGCGGCCGCGTTCGGGGTGGTGCTCTTCGACGGTGCGCTCGCAAGCTGGGAAATCGTGGCGGTGCTGGCGCGTGACATCGTGGCTACGGCGGGGTTTCTGGTCACCGTGATTCGGAAGAAGCCCGTTTCGATTCCGGCACGGATCTCGGGCAAGATCGTGACGCTTTTCCAGTCCATGACGCTGCTGGCGTATCTCGTCGATTCGTCCTGGCTCCGCCCGCTGGCATGGCTGACCGGGCTCGCGGCACTGTATGCGATTGCCGACTATACCTACGGGCGCCGCGACGCACAGGCGCTCTGA
- a CDS encoding DsbA family protein, with protein sequence MAADSRKGKKTAAAPAPTRSYALIGVLALAGVAVLAYLVTRPKSVSIPANVEVLAADTAGFRGYLLGSETAPVEITEYADFQCPACQTFELIQFHAVKRQLIDQGLLRWRYRDFPLAQHRNSRLASHAAACANDQGKYWEVHYAIYHNQATWAGSNSATGIFRDMARQAGVDVAAYDECMESARYAGRIQASLDEGLALGVASTPTFLINGRLYPGVLSSDSIAAMVRQLAPASTP encoded by the coding sequence ATGGCAGCAGATTCCCGCAAGGGTAAGAAGACCGCCGCAGCGCCGGCGCCGACGCGATCCTACGCCTTGATCGGCGTGCTTGCCCTGGCGGGCGTTGCCGTGCTTGCGTACCTGGTGACGCGGCCGAAAAGTGTCAGTATTCCGGCCAATGTCGAAGTGCTGGCGGCAGACACAGCCGGGTTTCGCGGCTATCTGCTTGGTTCGGAAACGGCCCCGGTCGAGATCACCGAGTACGCCGATTTCCAGTGCCCGGCCTGCCAGACGTTCGAGCTGATTCAGTTTCACGCCGTCAAGCGGCAGCTGATCGATCAAGGCCTGCTGCGCTGGCGGTATCGCGACTTCCCGCTCGCTCAGCACCGTAACTCTCGTCTGGCGTCACACGCGGCGGCCTGCGCCAACGACCAGGGCAAGTACTGGGAAGTTCACTACGCCATCTATCACAACCAGGCCACCTGGGCCGGATCGAACTCGGCTACCGGGATCTTTCGCGACATGGCGCGCCAGGCAGGCGTCGATGTTGCGGCTTACGATGAGTGCATGGAGTCTGCCAGGTACGCCGGCCGGATCCAGGCCAGTCTCGACGAGGGATTGGCGCTCGGTGTCGCCTCCACCCCGACATTCCTGATCAACGGCAGGCTCTATCCCGGGGTTCTGTCCTCCGACAGCATTGCAGCGATGGTCCGGCAGCTCGCGCCTGCGTCGACGCCATGA
- a CDS encoding S8 family serine peptidase gives MARFLRSYLPDSTIGIFVVVLAGCAEQPEQVITPSLAVQNAVPRSGASSGVLGRELRQAGDRKDTRWQRMSDTVLAERVRSVGGRVIVGFKDSSQTDGVDNAGNVLAPRSIHALGVAQLRALGADITYEFQRIPAVAARIPAEAVYELRRNPIVDYIDPTSSGQWHAQVTPWGISHIGATASWGLSTGSGVKVIVLDSGHDSTLSDIVVPVGFRCTGGSPIFDSRGHGTHVMGIVGAVHNSIGVVGVAFDAAIWSANILDGSGLPDANEVACAIDVASVNGIFAVNMSFSVDTSTSVTDAINDGYNAGMLFVAAAGNTHGGGVVYPASLTNVIAVTAIDSTNSRPSFTALGSTIELAAPGVNVLSNSLPSGSMCTQGGVTGTCSGTSMAAPHVAGAAVLLKARYPGWTNTAIRNRLTGTATDLGTSGHDNTFGYGLVNVEKALKMQAAVNGPSFVWSGYTETWGVSISGGQASYSYQWYINGSSVGTSSTLNHTPGSSNFWVKVVVSDALSFATSDSLYVESSSCTPPDIIC, from the coding sequence ATGGCGAGGTTTCTGAGGTCCTACTTACCCGACTCCACTATCGGCATCTTCGTCGTTGTGTTGGCCGGTTGTGCTGAACAGCCCGAACAGGTTATCACACCGAGCCTTGCCGTACAGAACGCTGTGCCGAGGTCCGGTGCATCTTCAGGGGTTCTCGGCAGGGAGCTGCGCCAGGCTGGAGATCGCAAGGACACCAGGTGGCAACGCATGAGTGACACGGTGCTTGCTGAGCGTGTCAGGTCGGTCGGAGGTCGGGTTATCGTGGGGTTCAAAGACAGCAGTCAGACCGACGGTGTCGATAACGCGGGGAACGTGCTCGCACCACGTAGCATCCACGCGCTTGGTGTCGCCCAGCTGCGGGCTCTTGGGGCAGATATCACGTACGAGTTTCAAAGGATCCCAGCTGTGGCAGCACGGATCCCGGCAGAGGCCGTTTACGAACTCCGACGGAATCCCATCGTCGACTATATCGATCCGACGAGTAGCGGTCAGTGGCATGCACAGGTTACGCCCTGGGGTATTTCACATATCGGCGCAACTGCAAGCTGGGGTCTTTCAACAGGGTCAGGGGTAAAGGTTATCGTTCTGGACTCTGGTCATGACTCAACTCTCTCCGACATCGTCGTACCGGTGGGCTTTCGTTGTACCGGAGGGTCGCCGATCTTCGATTCGCGCGGGCATGGCACACACGTTATGGGTATCGTGGGGGCCGTGCACAATAGCATCGGTGTTGTCGGCGTCGCGTTCGACGCCGCAATATGGAGTGCCAATATTCTGGACGGTTCGGGTTTGCCAGATGCAAATGAGGTCGCTTGTGCGATCGATGTCGCAAGTGTCAATGGAATTTTTGCCGTTAACATGAGCTTTAGTGTCGACACGTCGACTTCCGTGACGGATGCGATCAACGACGGATACAACGCAGGTATGCTTTTTGTGGCAGCTGCCGGCAACACCCACGGCGGGGGTGTTGTCTATCCGGCTTCGCTCACGAATGTGATCGCGGTTACGGCAATCGACAGCACAAACAGCAGGCCTAGTTTCACCGCGCTTGGATCGACAATCGAACTCGCTGCTCCCGGGGTTAACGTTCTTTCGAATTCCCTGCCGTCTGGTTCGATGTGCACGCAAGGCGGTGTGACCGGCACTTGTTCGGGGACCTCAATGGCCGCCCCGCACGTCGCTGGTGCTGCGGTCCTGCTTAAGGCTCGCTATCCCGGCTGGACGAACACAGCAATTAGAAATCGCCTAACCGGCACTGCGACGGATCTCGGCACCAGCGGTCACGACAACACTTTCGGGTATGGCCTCGTAAACGTCGAGAAGGCCCTCAAAATGCAGGCCGCCGTCAATGGTCCGAGCTTTGTATGGTCAGGGTATACAGAGACCTGGGGTGTCTCGATTTCAGGTGGGCAGGCCTCTTATTCCTATCAGTGGTACATCAATGGGTCGTCGGTCGGAACATCGTCAACTCTGAACCATACGCCAGGATCGTCGAATTTCTGGGTCAAGGTGGTCGTGAGTGATGCGCTCAGTTTCGCAACCAGCGACAGTTTGTATGTCGAGAGCAGCTCCTGTACACCGCCTGATATTATCTGTTGA
- a CDS encoding potassium transporter Kup: MSQSEGSTPHTVHHGEPPRGKALFVLSFAALGVVFGDIGTSPLYALKECFRGPYGVPLTPENVLGVLSLIFWSLNILISFKYLVHMLRADNRGEGGVIALLALVKPNGKERFGRWLLVAVGLFGATMLYGDGAITPAISVLSAVDGLAVASDKLEPFVLWISLAIIIGLFSVQRRGTSFVGSFFGAITIVWFFSIALLGIRGIILEPGVLVAMSPHHAVGFFLRDPGVAFMVLAAVVLVVTGGEALYADMGHFGRRPIRVAWLCVVLPALVLNYFGQGALLLSNPSAIVNPFYELVPAWALYPMTGIATAAAISASQALISGSFSLTQQAMQLGYVPRLQILHTSRSQVGQIYIPAVNWTLMVVCVLLVLGFRDADSLAGTYGVAVTMTMMTSTFLFCAIAGRRFGWSRLQVLAFGIGLLLIEGTFLAANLTKIPHGGWVPLGIGVAVFTMMTTWRRGRALLNVKLREGAMPLDLMISDVGAKLHRVSGTAVFMTSDPTGAPPVLLHHLKHNKVLHERVILMSIVNHLVPQMEPDERVEITRLEHGFFVVRVHYGFMETPDMPTIVEMLAAHDMKLTIRDTSFYLGRETIIPAKHAPGSKPGWFDGRMTTWRKRLFVVMANNARPATAFFNLPPNRVVEMGAQIQI; the protein is encoded by the coding sequence ATGAGTCAGTCTGAGGGCTCCACGCCTCACACAGTGCATCACGGTGAGCCGCCGCGCGGCAAAGCGCTGTTCGTGCTGTCGTTTGCTGCCCTGGGAGTCGTCTTTGGCGACATCGGTACCAGTCCACTATACGCGCTGAAGGAGTGCTTTCGCGGGCCCTACGGGGTGCCGCTCACGCCGGAAAACGTCCTGGGAGTGCTCTCGCTCATCTTCTGGAGCTTGAACATTCTCATCTCGTTCAAATATCTCGTCCACATGTTGCGGGCCGACAACCGCGGAGAGGGCGGCGTCATTGCACTCCTCGCCCTGGTCAAGCCGAACGGGAAGGAACGCTTCGGGCGCTGGTTGTTGGTGGCTGTTGGTCTCTTTGGAGCGACCATGCTCTATGGCGACGGCGCCATTACGCCGGCTATCTCGGTCTTGAGCGCCGTCGATGGCCTTGCCGTGGCGTCGGACAAGCTCGAGCCGTTCGTGCTGTGGATCTCCCTCGCGATCATCATCGGCTTATTCTCGGTTCAGCGGCGTGGCACCAGCTTTGTCGGGTCGTTCTTTGGCGCCATTACCATCGTCTGGTTCTTCAGCATCGCCCTCCTGGGGATTCGTGGCATCATACTCGAGCCTGGTGTGCTCGTGGCCATGAGCCCGCACCACGCAGTCGGCTTTTTCCTGCGTGACCCTGGTGTGGCGTTCATGGTGCTTGCGGCCGTGGTGCTGGTCGTGACGGGCGGCGAGGCGCTCTACGCCGACATGGGCCACTTCGGTCGTCGCCCGATTCGTGTGGCCTGGCTGTGCGTGGTGTTGCCTGCCCTGGTGCTCAACTACTTCGGCCAGGGCGCCTTGCTGCTCTCGAACCCGAGCGCCATCGTCAATCCGTTCTACGAACTGGTGCCGGCCTGGGCGCTCTACCCGATGACCGGGATCGCCACCGCGGCGGCGATCAGCGCCTCGCAGGCGCTGATCTCCGGGTCGTTCTCGCTGACCCAGCAGGCTATGCAGCTGGGGTACGTGCCGAGGCTTCAGATTCTGCATACCTCCCGGTCGCAGGTCGGCCAGATCTACATTCCGGCCGTCAACTGGACCTTGATGGTCGTCTGCGTGTTGCTGGTGCTCGGCTTCCGCGATGCCGACAGTCTCGCGGGCACCTACGGTGTTGCCGTGACGATGACGATGATGACCAGCACCTTCCTCTTCTGTGCGATTGCGGGACGCCGGTTCGGCTGGAGTCGGTTGCAGGTCCTGGCGTTCGGGATTGGTCTGTTGTTGATCGAAGGCACCTTCCTGGCGGCCAACCTGACCAAGATTCCCCATGGCGGCTGGGTCCCGCTCGGAATCGGCGTTGCTGTCTTTACGATGATGACCACCTGGCGACGCGGCCGAGCCCTGCTCAATGTCAAGTTGCGCGAAGGGGCGATGCCGCTCGATCTGATGATCTCAGATGTTGGTGCCAAGCTGCACAGAGTCAGCGGGACCGCCGTCTTCATGACGTCGGATCCGACCGGCGCGCCTCCGGTGCTGCTGCATCACCTGAAACACAACAAGGTGCTTCACGAGCGGGTCATCCTGATGTCGATCGTGAACCACCTGGTGCCGCAGATGGAACCGGACGAGCGGGTCGAGATCACCAGGCTCGAGCATGGGTTCTTCGTCGTTCGCGTCCACTATGGCTTCATGGAAACACCCGACATGCCCACCATCGTCGAGATGCTGGCTGCGCATGACATGAAGCTGACCATCCGGGATACCAGTTTCTATCTGGGTCGAGAAACCATCATTCCCGCCAAGCATGCCCCCGGCAGCAAGCCCGGCTGGTTCGACGGTCGGATGACGACCTGGCGCAAACGCCTGTTCGTCGTCATGGCCAACAACGCGCGACCAGCTACTGCGTTCTTCAACCTGCCACCCAATCGGGTTGTGGAAATGGGCGCCCAGATCCAGATCTGA
- a CDS encoding insulinase family protein, producing the protein MTLTAQPSITTPRSWTEGVVRRRLPNGLTVLAQHDPDTAAVAVVIAVRAGFFDEPDHWQGISHVLEHMFFKGTPTRGVGQIAAETKELGGYLNAYTSYEATTYYVVLPATGFREALAIQADALQRASIDAGELARELQVIIEEAKRKLDSPSALTHETLNAVLFDQHRIRRWRIGTEAQLAGYGREDVAGYYHERYVPARTVVAVVGGVPVETAFAAVVEAFGEWQARPGATEQSPAEPPRSGVRVRTMRGDVKGAELALGWRGAPDLTADTPALDLAAMVLSSGRGSWFYQGLRQPGLVTAASASHYGATDIGVFSIGAELPVNRVADTIREIAGMVRGLAESGPTEADLERAKTLLTSRVARRHESVDGRATAYVTAEAFGGLDGLDREYRRLMAVTADQVRDVASRYLRPAAVAAVVYLPRGEGEDLVAEDLEAAFAGAEPAVPPPVREAMSLPVPAPRKVSGRAVHGVLHVALPGADLLLRRKATVPLVTTGIYRARVGEESSSDAGIAALALRSALRGAGRYDAADLARLAEAWGGTLGHSTGADWLGLGVSVLPDAADRAARLLREVLWHPTFATDEVGRERESLIREAEQAGDDMFRRPIDLALGAAFDDRGYGLPLKGTVTSLESMTADGVRAWHAGEQAEARPMVLAVGSLDPEVMADRLAGIFDDLPARRVAARPASSTLIGSGEPRLRVESRGKAQTALAMVFPGPSASDPDRYAAEVLAAVASGLGGRLFHRLREERSLAYTVMMSSWQRARAGALMTYIATSPAREDEARDAMLEELARFREELISEAEHRRAVNYLVGQVLVQRQTAGALAGELVHAWLVGGGLADLDDPAAPYREVTREAVQEAAVRYLIDDRRAEGVVRGGQG; encoded by the coding sequence GTGACCCTGACCGCACAACCCTCCATCACGACGCCCCGTTCCTGGACTGAAGGCGTCGTCCGTCGCCGGTTGCCGAACGGCCTGACCGTCCTGGCACAGCACGATCCTGACACCGCCGCCGTTGCCGTCGTGATCGCGGTCCGGGCCGGGTTCTTCGATGAGCCCGATCACTGGCAGGGCATCAGCCATGTGCTCGAGCACATGTTCTTCAAGGGCACCCCGACCCGTGGGGTCGGCCAGATTGCGGCCGAGACCAAGGAACTGGGCGGCTACCTCAACGCCTATACCAGCTACGAAGCAACGACGTATTACGTGGTCCTGCCGGCAACCGGTTTTCGGGAGGCGCTCGCGATTCAGGCGGACGCGCTCCAGCGGGCTTCGATCGACGCCGGCGAGTTGGCCCGTGAGCTCCAGGTCATCATCGAAGAGGCCAAGCGCAAGCTCGACTCCCCCTCGGCGCTGACCCACGAAACGCTGAACGCCGTGCTGTTCGATCAGCACCGGATCCGACGCTGGCGGATCGGCACGGAAGCTCAGCTGGCGGGGTACGGTCGCGAGGACGTCGCCGGGTACTACCACGAGCGCTACGTTCCTGCGAGAACGGTCGTTGCGGTCGTCGGCGGCGTGCCGGTCGAGACGGCATTTGCCGCGGTTGTTGAGGCCTTCGGGGAGTGGCAGGCTCGGCCTGGGGCCACCGAGCAGTCGCCCGCGGAGCCGCCGCGGAGCGGTGTTCGCGTCCGCACCATGCGCGGCGACGTCAAGGGTGCGGAGCTGGCGCTGGGCTGGAGAGGGGCGCCCGATTTGACGGCCGATACGCCCGCGCTGGATCTCGCCGCGATGGTACTGTCGTCGGGCCGAGGGAGCTGGTTCTATCAGGGTCTGCGGCAGCCCGGTCTGGTCACGGCCGCGTCGGCGTCCCACTATGGCGCGACCGATATCGGGGTTTTCTCGATCGGTGCAGAACTGCCTGTCAATCGGGTTGCCGACACCATCAGGGAAATTGCGGGCATGGTGCGCGGGCTGGCCGAATCGGGTCCGACAGAGGCGGATCTCGAGCGCGCCAAGACGTTGTTGACATCGCGGGTTGCCCGGCGACACGAATCGGTTGACGGGCGGGCCACCGCCTACGTAACGGCCGAGGCCTTCGGCGGCCTCGACGGGCTCGACCGGGAATATCGCCGGCTGATGGCGGTGACGGCGGACCAGGTGCGCGACGTCGCGTCTCGCTACCTGCGCCCTGCGGCGGTTGCCGCCGTGGTGTACCTGCCGCGGGGAGAGGGTGAGGACCTCGTTGCCGAGGATCTCGAGGCGGCCTTTGCCGGAGCGGAGCCTGCGGTGCCCCCGCCGGTGCGCGAGGCCATGAGTCTCCCCGTGCCGGCACCTCGCAAGGTCAGTGGTCGAGCGGTCCATGGCGTACTCCATGTCGCGTTGCCGGGCGCCGACCTGCTGCTGCGACGGAAAGCCACGGTGCCGCTCGTCACGACGGGCATCTACCGGGCCCGAGTCGGCGAGGAATCGTCGTCCGATGCGGGTATCGCCGCTCTGGCCCTCCGCTCGGCCCTGCGGGGTGCGGGCCGCTACGATGCTGCGGACCTGGCCAGGCTTGCCGAGGCCTGGGGTGGCACCCTGGGGCACTCGACCGGAGCTGACTGGCTGGGCCTCGGCGTGTCAGTCCTGCCCGATGCAGCCGATCGGGCAGCGCGGTTGCTGCGTGAGGTGCTTTGGCACCCGACCTTCGCGACGGACGAAGTCGGTCGGGAGCGTGAGAGCCTGATCCGTGAGGCCGAACAGGCCGGTGACGACATGTTCCGGCGCCCGATCGATCTGGCACTCGGCGCTGCCTTCGATGATCGCGGCTATGGCTTGCCGCTCAAGGGCACCGTCACCTCGCTCGAATCGATGACCGCGGATGGGGTGCGCGCCTGGCACGCCGGGGAACAGGCCGAAGCGCGGCCGATGGTCCTCGCCGTGGGCAGTCTCGATCCCGAGGTCATGGCAGACCGTCTGGCTGGGATCTTTGACGATCTGCCCGCCCGCCGTGTCGCGGCCCGCCCTGCAAGCAGCACCCTGATCGGATCGGGAGAACCCCGACTGCGGGTCGAATCGCGGGGCAAGGCGCAGACCGCCCTGGCCATGGTTTTCCCCGGCCCCAGTGCCAGCGACCCCGATCGCTACGCAGCCGAGGTGCTTGCCGCGGTGGCGAGTGGTCTTGGCGGCCGGCTCTTTCATCGGCTTCGCGAGGAACGTTCACTCGCGTATACCGTCATGATGTCGAGCTGGCAGCGGGCACGGGCCGGTGCGCTGATGACCTACATCGCGACCTCACCTGCCCGGGAAGACGAGGCTCGTGATGCGATGCTGGAGGAACTGGCACGTTTCCGCGAGGAGTTGATCAGCGAGGCCGAACACCGGCGTGCCGTCAACTACCTTGTCGGACAGGTTCTGGTGCAGCGGCAGACGGCCGGAGCCCTGGCAGGAGAGCTGGTCCATGCCTGGCTGGTGGGAGGCGGGCTCGCTGATCTCGACGATCCGGCCGCCCCCTACCGGGAAGTCACCAGGGAGGCCGTCCAGGAAGCGGCGGTGCGCTACCTGATCGACGATCGGCGTGCGGAGGGTGTGGTCCGTGGAGGGCAGGGGTGA
- a CDS encoding vitamin K epoxide reductase family protein, whose product MNRRLAIALLALAGVFVASYLHLFKLGMIGTIACGTGGCDTVQLSAQSVFLGVDVALIGVLGYLALLGLALLALQPRFAGASWPVTGLVVLAAGAVGFTAYLKYLEFFVIGAVCRWCVGSAVIIALLFVLAVLEWREGRSRQHESV is encoded by the coding sequence ATGAATCGTCGCTTGGCCATCGCGCTGCTGGCGCTGGCCGGGGTGTTCGTTGCGAGCTATCTCCATCTCTTCAAGCTGGGGATGATCGGGACGATTGCGTGTGGCACCGGCGGCTGTGACACGGTGCAGCTGTCGGCGCAGAGTGTGTTTCTCGGTGTCGACGTCGCGCTGATCGGGGTGCTGGGGTACCTCGCGCTGCTCGGCCTCGCGCTGCTGGCGCTGCAGCCCAGGTTTGCCGGGGCGAGCTGGCCGGTGACCGGCCTCGTGGTGTTGGCTGCGGGCGCGGTCGGATTTACCGCCTACCTCAAGTACCTCGAGTTCTTCGTCATCGGGGCCGTCTGCCGCTGGTGCGTCGGGTCTGCGGTCATCATCGCGCTGCTGTTTGTTCTCGCGGTGCTCGAGTGGAGAGAGGGGCGATCGCGGCAGCATGAGTCAGTCTGA